One Mycoavidus sp. HKI genomic region harbors:
- a CDS encoding acyltransferase domain-containing protein, whose product MTAPMSIANDLMAAPLKTGGANGTIFMYGGQGTQYFQMGRQLYDENPVFRRQLDACSAIVEPELGQSLAQILYDDRRQSHEPFNAILHTHPALFSIGYSLTAVMRAAGIEPGAVLGYSLGEYIGLTVAGCLSWEDGLRLVMRQAQIFANDCPPGGMMSVLAPLAHFDQYPDIYQGVELAGVNFAKNFCVAGPRTALMRVKAHLTEMGVLSQDLPVQYPFHSSYIESTRDPIMATADGVAMRPPRIPCYSPAYGRMIEASDLVNPGEYIWNIVRQKVDFYALMRTLASAASANFFVDLSATGSLANFIKYMSLDTKRYCHAINQFGKDVASLSTLLQELAIP is encoded by the coding sequence ATGACGGCACCGATGTCGATCGCCAACGATCTCATGGCAGCACCGCTCAAAACAGGCGGTGCGAACGGCACGATTTTCATGTATGGCGGGCAGGGAACTCAGTACTTCCAGATGGGACGGCAACTGTACGACGAGAACCCTGTCTTCCGTCGACAACTGGACGCATGCAGCGCAATCGTCGAGCCGGAACTCGGCCAATCGCTTGCGCAGATCCTCTACGACGACCGTCGCCAAAGCCACGAGCCATTCAATGCAATTCTTCACACGCACCCGGCCTTATTCAGTATCGGCTATAGTCTGACGGCGGTGATGCGCGCCGCAGGCATCGAACCGGGGGCGGTGCTAGGCTACAGCCTTGGCGAGTACATCGGGCTGACGGTGGCTGGATGCCTGTCATGGGAGGACGGATTACGTCTAGTCATGCGGCAGGCGCAAATCTTCGCCAACGATTGCCCGCCAGGCGGCATGATGAGTGTGCTGGCGCCGCTTGCTCACTTCGACCAGTATCCGGACATCTATCAGGGCGTTGAACTGGCGGGTGTCAACTTCGCCAAAAACTTCTGCGTGGCCGGTCCTAGAACTGCGCTGATGCGCGTGAAAGCCCATTTGACTGAGATGGGCGTCCTGTCGCAGGACCTGCCAGTCCAGTACCCATTTCATTCGAGCTATATTGAGTCCACGAGGGACCCGATCATGGCAACCGCCGATGGTGTAGCAATGCGTCCCCCTCGCATACCGTGTTACTCGCCCGCCTATGGCCGCATGATCGAAGCGAGCGATCTGGTCAATCCAGGTGAATATATCTGGAACATCGTCCGGCAGAAGGTGGATTTTTATGCGCTGATGCGGACGCTGGCGTCGGCTGCATCAGCCAACTTCTTCGTGGACCTGAGCGCGACCGGTTCCCTGGCCAATTTCATTAAGTACATGTCACTCGATACCAAGCGCTATTGCCACGCGATCAATCAGTTTGGCAAGGACGTGGCTAGCCTCTCCACGTTGTTGCAGGAACTAGCGATACCGTAA
- a CDS encoding IS4 family transposase: protein MSWAAKEFKTVDLGDKRLNKRLMLLAERLGEKPTASLPGACKGWAETQGAYRFLSQEDIGWESILEPHWSCSRARLQEQRTVLCIQDTTELNFNGQSIEGLGPLCYEAQRGMYLHPTYAVSLEREPLGVLDAWMWARASKEDVENRSGIKESIRWIEGYSRLAELSAELPETRLVYMADRESDMLELICKASELGNPVDWLIRSCHNRVLPDGARLWEAVGAQAAVGELHFMMPSRHGQKARAVRQQVRMKRVVLDDRKGSPLEVTCVIAQEVEVPSGCKPVEWRLLTNRVVLDFDAAVELIDWYRARWEIEMFFHVLKNGCRVEALQLGAIEKLERALAVYMVVAWRIARLMRLGRTCPDLEAELLFEPEEWQAAYLLMKKPVPKKTPRLNEVVRLIAMLGGFLGRKGDGEPGVKTIWQGLQQVTAFAQGLRWARQNQIF, encoded by the coding sequence ATGAGCTGGGCAGCGAAAGAATTTAAGACAGTAGATTTAGGTGACAAGCGGTTAAACAAGAGGCTGATGTTGCTTGCAGAGCGTCTTGGGGAAAAGCCGACGGCGAGTCTGCCTGGGGCATGTAAAGGGTGGGCGGAAACCCAGGGGGCGTATCGATTTTTATCTCAAGAGGATATAGGTTGGGAGTCTATTTTAGAGCCGCACTGGTCCTGTTCGCGTGCGCGCTTACAAGAGCAGCGTACCGTTTTGTGCATCCAAGACACCACGGAACTGAACTTCAACGGACAATCGATAGAAGGCTTGGGTCCCCTGTGTTACGAAGCGCAACGAGGTATGTACCTGCACCCGACGTATGCGGTATCGTTGGAGCGTGAACCGTTAGGCGTATTAGATGCGTGGATGTGGGCACGTGCATCCAAAGAAGACGTAGAGAATCGGTCTGGGATCAAGGAAAGTATACGCTGGATCGAAGGGTATAGCCGACTGGCAGAACTCTCAGCCGAGTTACCCGAGACACGTTTGGTGTATATGGCAGACCGTGAATCCGACATGCTAGAACTGATATGCAAAGCCTCCGAACTGGGGAATCCGGTGGATTGGTTAATTCGCTCGTGTCACAACCGGGTGCTACCAGATGGTGCTCGCCTGTGGGAGGCAGTCGGTGCGCAGGCAGCGGTAGGCGAATTGCATTTTATGATGCCCTCACGGCATGGCCAAAAGGCTCGAGCGGTACGTCAGCAAGTCAGAATGAAACGCGTTGTCCTTGATGATAGAAAGGGCTCCCCGTTAGAAGTGACCTGCGTAATAGCCCAAGAAGTGGAGGTACCGTCTGGCTGTAAGCCTGTGGAGTGGCGCTTGCTCACTAATCGCGTGGTACTTGATTTCGACGCAGCAGTGGAGTTGATTGACTGGTATCGGGCTCGCTGGGAGATTGAGATGTTCTTCCACGTTCTCAAAAACGGCTGTCGCGTCGAGGCGCTGCAACTAGGGGCTATCGAAAAGTTAGAGAGGGCGCTGGCGGTCTATATGGTGGTGGCTTGGCGAATCGCTCGCTTGATGAGACTAGGCCGTACTTGCCCTGATCTGGAAGCAGAACTGCTGTTTGAGCCAGAGGAATGGCAAGCCGCGTATCTTCTCATGAAAAAACCTGTGCCAAAAAAGACGCCTCGACTCAATGAAGTAGTGCGGCTTATTGCGATGTTGGGTGGATTCTTAGGCCGAAAAGGGGATGGCGAGCCCGGCGTAAAAACCATCTGGCAAGGATTACAGCAGGTTACTGCCTTTGCTCAGGGTCTACGCTGGGCGCGCCAAAACCAGATATTTTGA
- a CDS encoding AMP-binding protein, whose protein sequence is MQIGYPLSNKQTTATSSSIRASMVPMELNVEWDMSFSGVLEQVKGELQQLAEYRVFAQDLASHDPVLREIPELQVTKPWRIGISIVDDATDEQTIGAFLTLQIDARGRFRWLYDRQCLDAEVVDRMSAHLREVVQAAESDHQKPVKQLNLLPKAEKELLLKTLNATKVPYPDKICIHQLFEKQVKRMPDAIALVYEDQELSYAELNVRANRLAHRLIELGVGPDKRVAICVKRSPAMVVGLLAILKAGGAYVPLDPAYPSERLTHIFADAVPTILLADMAGRTALGKAISSSIMVLDPNELPESAIINPKVSKLISLYTTQNIWFWRAQRRP, encoded by the coding sequence TTGCAGATTGGTTATCCGCTCTCCAATAAACAAACTACCGCTACCTCTTCGTCGATACGTGCATCGATGGTCCCGATGGAACTCAACGTTGAATGGGATATGTCTTTTTCAGGTGTGCTGGAGCAAGTCAAAGGAGAACTGCAACAACTCGCCGAATACAGAGTTTTTGCGCAGGATTTGGCGAGTCATGATCCAGTGCTGCGGGAAATACCTGAGCTCCAAGTAACAAAGCCATGGCGCATTGGCATATCGATAGTGGACGATGCGACGGATGAGCAAACGATTGGCGCATTTTTAACGCTCCAGATTGATGCGCGTGGGCGGTTCAGGTGGTTGTACGACAGACAGTGCTTGGATGCGGAAGTGGTTGATCGGATGAGTGCGCATTTACGGGAGGTTGTCCAGGCAGCTGAAAGCGATCATCAAAAGCCTGTGAAGCAACTTAATTTGCTGCCGAAGGCTGAAAAAGAGTTGCTGCTAAAGACATTGAACGCGACTAAGGTGCCGTATCCGGACAAGATATGCATTCATCAGCTGTTTGAAAAACAGGTGAAACGCATGCCAGATGCGATTGCGCTTGTGTATGAAGATCAAGAACTTAGTTATGCGGAACTGAATGTGCGAGCGAATCGTCTTGCGCATCGCCTGATAGAGTTGGGGGTTGGACCGGATAAGCGCGTTGCAATTTGTGTAAAGCGCAGTCCGGCGATGGTAGTGGGACTGCTGGCGATTTTAAAAGCGGGGGGCGCTTATGTGCCACTGGATCCGGCGTATCCAAGTGAGCGCCTGACCCATATTTTTGCCGATGCCGTGCCGACGATTCTGCTAGCTGATATGGCGGGGCGCACGGCATTAGGCAAGGCAATCTCATCCTCAATAATGGTGCTTGATCCGAATGAGCTGCCGGAGTCAGCTATCATCAACCCTAAGGTCTCTAAACTCATATCCTTATACACAACTCAAAATATCTGGTTTTGGCGCGCCCAGCGTAGACCCTGA
- a CDS encoding IS66 family transposase has translation MFESAEKEFILPIDFALPEVTLPAVLSTDVAALTALLHTQQQAYEASQMAARNVISQARDEISQAHNEISQAHNEISQARDEIRRLIEQIILARRRQFGPSSEQMSGQGRLFDEAEVLAEATTEVEDIAPLAPKSEGQEKPARGKRSPLPAELKRVEIVYDVPEAERTCACGTPMVVIGQDVSEQLDIVPMQIRVLRHIRMRYGCPSSVHAPVTAPLPPQPLPKSNASANFLAMLLTVKFVDGLPLTRFAKVLDRHGMSVPTQTLARWVISCGSVLQPLHNLIRDTLLESSVLHIDETVVQVLKEPNKTPTSNSYMWVQTGGPPGKPVVIYDYDPSRGREVPVRLLHDYRGYLMTDGYDAYNKLTEIEGIEHLMCWAHVRRRYIEAVNVQPKGKSGHADEAIKMIRQLYRIERDHKDADDEARLKARKKLSIPILDKLYAWMEKLRPGVTPKSALGGALKYMHDNWSMLKRYTERGDLPIDNNRCENAIRPFVVGRKAWLFSNTTAGAHASAVIYSLVETAKANGLEPYLWLRYVLHELPAAKTVEDVEALLPWNFNPLTNIS, from the coding sequence ATGTTTGAAAGTGCCGAAAAAGAATTCATTTTACCCATAGACTTCGCTCTGCCAGAGGTCACGCTACCGGCCGTTTTGTCAACCGATGTGGCTGCGCTCACAGCGCTGTTGCATACGCAACAGCAAGCGTATGAGGCGTCCCAGATGGCAGCACGCAATGTGATCAGTCAGGCACGCGACGAGATCAGTCAGGCACACAACGAGATTAGCCAAGCACACAATGAGATCAGCCAAGCACGCGATGAGATTAGGCGCCTGATCGAACAAATTATACTGGCGCGGCGGCGCCAGTTTGGCCCGAGTTCAGAGCAGATGAGTGGCCAGGGCCGTTTGTTCGATGAAGCGGAAGTATTGGCCGAAGCCACAACCGAGGTAGAGGATATCGCACCACTGGCCCCCAAGTCGGAAGGCCAAGAGAAACCTGCGCGCGGCAAGCGGAGCCCATTACCAGCAGAGTTGAAACGAGTTGAGATCGTGTACGATGTTCCCGAAGCCGAACGCACCTGTGCCTGTGGGACACCGATGGTGGTCATCGGACAGGATGTGAGCGAGCAACTCGACATCGTGCCCATGCAGATACGTGTACTACGCCACATTCGTATGCGCTATGGCTGCCCCAGCAGTGTTCATGCTCCAGTCACAGCACCATTGCCGCCGCAGCCTCTGCCTAAGAGTAACGCGAGCGCCAACTTCCTGGCCATGCTGTTGACGGTTAAGTTCGTCGATGGCTTGCCTCTCACCCGTTTCGCCAAGGTACTGGATCGCCACGGCATGTCCGTGCCCACCCAGACATTGGCGCGCTGGGTAATCAGCTGTGGTTCTGTGTTGCAGCCCTTGCACAATCTGATACGCGACACCTTGCTTGAGAGCTCTGTGCTGCATATCGATGAAACGGTGGTGCAAGTGCTTAAAGAGCCGAACAAAACGCCTACCTCCAATTCGTATATGTGGGTACAAACCGGCGGACCGCCAGGCAAACCGGTTGTCATTTACGACTATGATCCTAGCCGTGGCAGGGAGGTGCCCGTGCGCTTATTGCACGACTATCGCGGTTATCTGATGACCGACGGATATGATGCATATAACAAATTAACTGAGATCGAGGGCATCGAGCATCTCATGTGCTGGGCACACGTGAGACGGCGCTACATCGAGGCGGTCAATGTTCAGCCCAAAGGCAAGAGTGGGCATGCCGACGAGGCTATCAAGATGATAAGACAGTTATACCGCATCGAACGTGATCATAAAGACGCCGACGACGAAGCACGCCTGAAGGCGCGCAAGAAGCTGAGCATACCGATCCTGGATAAACTGTACGCTTGGATGGAAAAGTTGCGGCCTGGCGTTACGCCGAAAAGCGCTCTTGGTGGAGCACTGAAGTATATGCACGATAACTGGAGCATGCTCAAGCGCTATACCGAGCGCGGCGATCTGCCGATCGATAACAACCGCTGTGAGAATGCGATCCGCCCGTTCGTGGTAGGTCGCAAGGCCTGGCTGTTCAGTAATACGACAGCGGGTGCCCATGCTAGTGCCGTCATCTATTCGCTGGTCGAAACGGCCAAGGCCAATGGCCTGGAACCCTATCTCTGGCTGCGCTATGTCCTGCATGAGTTGCCAGCAGCAAAGACTGTCGAGGATGTCGAGGCGCTGTTGCCATGGAATTTTAACCCCCTGACCAATATCAGTTAG
- the tnpB gene encoding IS66 family insertion sequence element accessory protein TnpB (TnpB, as the term is used for proteins encoded by IS66 family insertion elements, is considered an accessory protein, since TnpC, encoded by a neighboring gene, is a DDE family transposase.) — MHPGCEIEQVYLCQEPVDFRKAINGLSALVEQELGLNPFGSALYVFINRQRNKLKVLYWHRNGFCLWLKRLESEKFAWPKGAQEATQTLSLQEFEWLLEGFDLWRNKPHKTLYFNTVS, encoded by the coding sequence ATGCATCCGGGCTGTGAGATTGAGCAGGTTTACTTGTGCCAGGAGCCAGTTGATTTTAGGAAAGCGATCAACGGCTTGAGTGCGCTGGTCGAGCAAGAATTGGGACTAAACCCGTTCGGCAGTGCACTGTATGTTTTTATCAATCGCCAGCGCAATAAGCTCAAGGTATTGTACTGGCATCGCAATGGTTTTTGCCTGTGGCTCAAGCGCCTTGAATCGGAGAAATTTGCCTGGCCTAAGGGTGCCCAAGAGGCCACGCAGACGTTGAGCTTACAGGAATTTGAATGGCTTCTGGAAGGGTTTGATTTATGGAGAAACAAACCGCATAAAACACTGTATTTTAATACTGTTTCATAG
- a CDS encoding IS110 family transposase: MFYLGIDVAKAKLDCSLLLNETSLKRKSKKVTNSQTGFTELLTWLVKQDIKLTDLHVTMEATGIYHEQAAQALHDAGARVSIVNPVKVKSLGSTLAIRTKTDGVDSFLIARFGLLCKPDAWVPPAPEVRVLKAFLARQEAISEDLQRERNRQEKIQIVSAPERVHKSLSDSINFLQMQLKQLQQEIDEHIDRHSALKEDLDLLKSIRAIGPQVGKAMLSVMQTHSFKSAEQLAAYLGLVPVERQSGSSVFGRARLSKAGPPEIRAKLYMAAIVAIRYNTHVKALYERLRNRGKSSMSALGACMRKLVHLCFGVLKSRMPYDENYANIA, translated from the coding sequence ATGTTTTACTTAGGTATCGATGTTGCTAAAGCGAAGCTAGATTGTTCATTACTATTAAATGAAACTAGCCTAAAACGTAAATCTAAAAAAGTCACCAATAGCCAAACGGGGTTCACCGAGCTATTAACATGGCTTGTTAAACAAGACATTAAACTGACCGATCTTCACGTCACAATGGAAGCGACGGGAATTTATCATGAACAAGCAGCGCAAGCTCTACACGACGCTGGCGCCAGGGTCTCTATCGTCAATCCAGTCAAAGTCAAATCTCTAGGTAGTACCTTAGCTATCAGGACCAAGACGGATGGTGTTGACAGTTTTTTGATTGCGCGTTTTGGTTTGCTATGCAAGCCTGATGCTTGGGTTCCGCCCGCTCCAGAGGTGAGAGTTCTTAAAGCTTTTCTAGCTCGTCAGGAAGCTATCTCTGAAGACTTACAGCGTGAGCGTAATCGCCAAGAAAAAATTCAGATTGTATCTGCTCCTGAGCGTGTTCATAAATCGCTTAGTGACAGTATTAATTTCTTGCAGATGCAGTTAAAACAGCTTCAGCAAGAAATCGATGAGCATATTGATCGGCACTCCGCTTTGAAGGAAGACTTGGATCTTTTAAAGAGCATTCGTGCCATTGGTCCGCAAGTAGGCAAAGCTATGCTGTCTGTGATGCAGACCCATTCCTTTAAGAGTGCTGAGCAGCTCGCCGCTTATCTTGGCCTAGTGCCTGTAGAACGACAATCCGGTTCCTCAGTATTTGGGCGGGCTCGACTTTCTAAGGCCGGCCCTCCAGAAATCCGCGCCAAGCTTTATATGGCCGCTATCGTTGCTATACGCTATAACACCCACGTCAAGGCATTATATGAACGATTACGTAACCGCGGTAAATCTTCTATGTCTGCTCTTGGGGCATGTATGCGCAAACTCGTCCATCTCTGTTTCGGCGTACTCAAATCACGTATGCCATATGATGAAAATTATGCAAATATCGCTTGA